The DNA region TTGAGTTCTCTTCCAGATGTGGCCGCCCGATCTTTTTAATGATACACTGAGAGCATAACAGAAATGGGGgtcgaaaaaaaacaacacaaacaagacTCAATGAAAAGCAGGGGTTGGAAAGTAAGCTTGTTTGTGAACTTTTACTCTTATAACAGCCTAAAAGTAGGACTTCTACTTTCACTAAAGTAGATTTTATTGGGCTTTTGGAGAGGCAAGAACTATAGTACACATTTATGCAGTTATTGCACAATCTATAGTATGCATTTATGCAGTTGCACAATCAGGAGGATGTTCCAGTTTTGCTCTGAAGCAACTGCGAACAGTTCAGGAGGTTCAAGAGTGGATCTGTAAACCCCTCACATTCACAGATAATCTGGGCCGAGCATTGGTGCCGACCGAGGCCCTATACCGGATTTCCCCTCCGATTGCCAGGAGGGATGAATCTGGGATAAATCACCCCAAAACTCCTGTAGTCTGAAACCAGTTTAAGGCAGTCTCTGAGAAAACTTTCTTATAAAGAAAAGATAATCTTAAAAACATCACTGAAATGTCGAGATTGGTTAGAGATAGATATTCACATTGTAATGGTTATAATCCGGATGCCACACTGGGCCTTTCATGAAGACTAAAAGTAAACTGCTATGGAGAGTAGTCTTCAAAAGGGCTACCTTTACATGTTTTCAGCTTAAGCATCCCATTTCAGTAACATTTAAGTGAAGGAACAATGCATgttctctaaaaaaaaatcaaaaactaAAGCAGGAATTTCCTCGATGAGACATCTGGGACTTGCAGGCTGATTtgtctccccccctcctctctccctctctctcacattcACAGTTTGGAAAATGCCAGTTGTTTAAGCGGCAGGTGTCTTTGACTTGGTCATCCTCCAGAGAGAACAGGTTGCACAGCTGTCTGGCAAACAtacatatgtgcacacacacaagagagaaagagacacttAATGAAAGATAGCAAACAACTCCTTTACTCGGGGTGAACTCTGGGTTCTCGTCGGACAGCTCTGGCAGGGAGATGCTCCTGCTGCGTCTTTTGTATGTGCAAGTGGATCAAACAAAAGCTTATTGAGGAATCTCTGGGAAGCCCAAGCTGTCGGAAAGGAATGCCCCCTCTCTTCTCTTGTGGCTCGAGTCTTAATCAGTCAGCGGAGGGGCTGCTGAgctgggggggtggggggggcctCCTGGATCCGGCTGGGCCGACAGGAACTCACTCACTCCTGACCTCACTCGCCTCAATAAAATCTATTAGCTGAACACAGAGGGGCAAAAGGCTGGTCATTGTTGCTGATGTGATACAGATAAATCAAACAAATTGGCCCCCTGTTGGCCCTTTTCATAGACATACTGTCTAAATCCTTATGTAATCTCTTTCTCAATCCAGGGAATGactgaatatttaaatgtaGAAATTGTTTAAATTCTATgataaataagaaaacattcatCAGGTtaccagaaacacgactccaaattaaggttaatgttgctctgtaactgccGGATGTGTAGATAAGCAACTGTTTCTCATACCAACCTAAAATgaacaacaaaaccacttagggttaggaaaaatcatcatggtttggcttaaaataagtatgctttAATGTAACTTAAGCTATGAACGTAACGTCATGTGACTCAGTGGCATAGTGTCACCAGACTTCTCGCTCTTAATACTATATCTGTTGCTAtgagcgtctaataatgacgtgGACAGGTTTagattggagttagttgaaagccggtacgtctcatacagacgctgaAGGACGCCTTGTTGTATCAAGGTGCTTTACCGTTTTTTatttgggagtgagaccaggctggacagacacagttaaggactagctggtgaacatagtggaacatttagcagctaaagggCCAGCCAGGGCTAATTTCCCTCAAGAGTTCATAGAGACCAATATTAACAGAGCTTAAAGAAAGTAAATATTTGACTAACATTCATCAGGttgccagaaacacgactccaaattaaggttaatgttgctctgtaactgccAGATGTGTAGATAAGCAACTGTTTCTCATACCAACTTAAAATGTGATATGTCAACGCTGTGTTCAAAGCTTGTTTCCGCTCCCCCCAAGTGTCCAAGAAAAATTGCATTTAAAGTGACAATATGTaacttttgttaaaaaaaaaagaaaaaaaaaagtaatgtaccATTCTTCTCCTTGCCATCTTTGCCAATTTAAAGTTGTACAATCAGTCTTACTTGTTCTAGTGTGACCAGCAGCTTATGGTGTCAAATTGTATCTTAGGATAGCAAACTTTCAATAGATATTGCTTTACTTGCTCAGTGACTTTCATGACTCTTCTGTACTGGACATGCAGAGGCAGATGTTCCCTAAAGGAAAAGTGGGAGTTATTTTTGTCCAGTACAAATAATGGAAACAtaaagagggtgtgtgtgtgttcccctctCTATAAGAAGGAGGAGTTTTCTCCCTGGGGTCCTGAGCCAAACTGGTGTTATGTAACTGATGCACTGCTTCTCATCCTGATGTGGAGTTACTGGAAAGTttacaggcagcagcagctctgtgaacATGGAGGAACATTTCTAAGAAAATTTGCCTTTTAGAGCTTTTAGATCAGCCAAAGATCTGTCTTACAGCCGTAAACTTAATTGAAAACTGACCTTAAAAGCGCTGCCAAGAATTTTTGTTGGTTAATGTTCAACTCTGGAAGCACTTGGAGGAATTTGGAGATGGGACTTTGCGTTTAGATCTTGCAAGCAGCCAGACAGGACAGGAGGGGGACATGGGCAGCGGTACAAGCCGAGGGAAGAGGGTTGCACCTGCGTGTGTCAGCGAGGTGAACGTGACCAAAACGACCGCTTCACCCAAACAAGACAGCCGTCCGTTCAAGCCGCTCAAAATCCACGCTGCGATTTTACGCAACGCGCGTAACCGTGCGCAACCGGCGGACTGCCACAGCGAGGGACACGACTCCGACTTCTCCAGAGAGGACGACGACATCATCATCGATGGAGACATGGACACGGTTCTGCAGGAATACGAGGAGCGAGGGAGAGCTTCCGTGAAGAAAGATCCTCCCAAGAAGACGGTGATCAGATCCAAAACATACGGATTGTGTCATTTCAGTCAGGAGGACGACGAAGACTGCAGCTCAGAGGAGCCACGTGGCTCTCACGGTGGATCAAGAGATGTAAACAAGAGGAGCAATGATGCTTTCACTAAACACACACCTGACAGTCAGCACAGTGTAAGGACTTTTATATTTCTATACTAtttgatcattattattattggataaggcaaggcaagtttatttataaagcacatttcatacacaaaggcaattcaaagtgctttacatatataaaagcaagataaaagatcacaaagtgcataagataaaaacgaaaaaaaatatataaaagtataagttaaaagaaaagaattaaaaggataataaaaaacaatcaaaagacagtaaagtgcagcatttgatcaattaagaaaagcGTCTGAGAACAGTTTGGTCTTGAGTGGCCACTGTTGCTGCTGATAACACATGATTTCTCTGATTGTTGTTCAACAGTTTATTataaactctgaaaaaaaagtttggaaatttgtgtttggtggattatttctctgttgttacaatgctaatggtcattgtattttacatcgttggaaagcctgtttatttaccttcacaatgatgtccaacttgtaaggatcatgcatttgtgttatgagcagcacagctgattatgtgggtagcacccaaggaaaaaacaaacaagacatatttacACAATTTatacaattttacaatttattcatttaatatgcAGTCAGGAGCCTCAACTGCCTGGCACAGTGTATCAAATGAAtgaagtgtaaaattgccaatatgtcttgtttgttccttgttactgatagagagttcaatcatccaatccaccaaacaattcaaaacaagagtcaataccaacaggagaatacactgtttaccattggcagagcattttggcaaatttttcttgggtgctacccacataatcagctgtgctgctcatcccacaaatgcatgatccttacaagttggacatcattgtgaaggtaaataaacaggctttccaaccatgtaaaattcaatgccaattagcattgtaacaacagagaagtAATCCACCAAActcaagtttccaaacttttttttccgagtttagaTCATAACAGCAGGATGCTTTTTAAGTAATGAGTCTGAAGAATTGTTCAATGCTACGATGAAAACACATGATATCCCttatttcctctctgtctcaggGCTTTTTGACAGGAGGGGCTTTATTGGAAGCTGATCCCACATCAGAAAAACAATCGTAAGTAGACAGCTCTAATAAATAATGGATTTGTGAGCTCAGTGCAGTAGTAAAAAGCCCAGCAGGGCCAGATCAAATTCACCTTAAAGGGAGGGATCGAAATACCAACCCATTATTTTCAAGGCAGGTCAGATTAGTCACATGTCTGCAAGCAGGACAGAAACAAACAagtgtctgttgttgctgcttcGTTTGAGGTGAGTGTGAAAACCGGAAGCTCAACTAGGTAGAATATATTCCATACCTCCATACCCTTGATGGCCCTTTAGTGCATCACATTGGAAATTCATCTGTTGATTGTTTGATGCTGTTGTGGGTTGGTTTATTAAAAAGATGTGACAATAACACATGGAAATACATACTTATATTTCCTGTATTTATTACCATGTTGCTGACATGTTCTTCCACTTTTTCCAGGACTTTTGGCAGCTGCCATAGCTCCTCTCTCACCATGCCGGTCATCCTGTACGATGGATCAGAAGAAGAGCTGATGGACACTATTGAGAAAGAGTTTAGTTGACCCCCAGCTGAGAGTGCTGCAGCAAAGCTGTTGTCCTTTTCAGCCAGCCTCGTGGCATTACAGCAGTTTGCagaagaaatttaaaaaagagaaagggaAACAGGGTTTCTTTTAGACAATTTCCTGCCGCTAAGGAAGGCTATACGTTCACTGTATTTAAGCAGGATTTCCAGGATAAATTTAACATTGTTTGTGTTAAACTGCTGCACTCCAGGCCTTTGCATTTACCCAAGTCTTATTTAACAACATGAAGCAGTGTAATTGCAGAGTTATAACACCAACTTGAACAGGTGCCAGGAGGTTCAAGTCTGACAGAAGCCTCCTCGGTTTGTTATCTGCAGTGGTGTCACTGTCACCCCCCTCAACGCTGCCGGCCTCCCACAGAGCACTACTTATTTGTTACCTATTACTTACTCTACTTTAACTTGTCTGTTAATAGGTAAAGGAGAGAGCACATATGCCTCTGGTTGCTGAAACTGAAATTTAGCAGTTAAGGCACATTCTTGTGGCCGTGctatatgcaaaaataacattttccacCAGCAGATTTGTGCGTGCAGCACAGTGTATAGTTTTTCATAAGTGGCAGCCCTGCAAAGGTATGAGCCGGGACTGTTGATTTAAGGTTTCCTTCCTGACCACAAGTTCCTGCACTTTTCCACCCTTATGAAGAAGGAATGTGCGGCAACAGAGACATTCAGTCAGACTCACTTTGACCCAGCTGTGTTTTAggcacattcacacatacaggcctgctgctgccgctTAGTGGTGGAACACAGTAGTGCATGAACACATACTTCACCATTGATGAGAATACTGCATGTTAGGGGTGTAAATTACAAGTTTCAtcatgatacgatattatattgattcttcaGACAtgatacaatatttactgatatcacaaagtctgccacaatacgattttgatttgattcaattcagggggcTGCGATCGATAAAACAATATCATATGTCCATTGACACAATCTGTGGCATTTATTtcaactcagaaaaaaaaactaaaatatgatttgacgattttattactgggctcttccagacatttaaatgaaaaacaatcttttttttttttaataaaaagaataaatataaagtgggaATTTGAAAATACAGgcatatcttaaagatgatatgtgtcaatattttcaatttgcatcgatgatattggatcgttgatcattgaatcgatatatcgatccagatcgctgcatcgttacacccctactgcaTGTGTCAACAAACTGCATTTGTCACTGTCTAACGAAGGGTGGATTTCAACCCAGAAATGTAGAGGAAGagttttgtaattttgttttatattgcaaaataaaaatTGATTATTGCTGTATTTATGATCATGCGTGAAATTTCTGGGAGAATCAGGTTGTGTGTTGACTAATACTTCAAATACCTGTCTAGTTTAATAATCCACATCAGGCAAAAACAGTTTGATGTGCCATTTAATCATCACAGGAACAGTTTGTTAGAGTATTTCAGCAGGCAGactgtacaaaataaaatgtgcatctctaaaacaataaaacaacaaaatattttgcacaatatatttaaaaaataaaatcactataCCCTGCAGTGTGACTGAGATGTTCACACTGAGGGgagtacagtacttgaataaGAAATTGCATgatattgtattgtttttggcAATTAAGACATTCTTTGAACTAATGCTGTTGCTTCTTTGAAGGCCTGTAGAAAGACATCCTCTTCTGTACTGACGTCAGGAGTTTGGGAGGCAAGAGAGGAAGCTGATTTCTGAGCGTCTCATAGTTCCTCACAGTCTTTGCAATGTAATCCTCACAAATCCTGTCAGAAGAAAGAGTCTGTCATTTCTCATTTCTATTTTGGGAAAAAGATTacataatcaaaataaatttaGTCCTTGAAAAGTAGACGatacatctaaaaaaaaaaaaggaccttTTTAACAGCAGATATTTTTCGCACGCACATTATCAGGGCTGTGGAGCTAAGACACCTAAATGTAATTCATCCATcgttaattaatgttattaataccAACTATGTTTGGCAAGTCAGAATGTCTGTTGTGTAAAGGTCTATTTCTGCTATGACATAATTTTAACTTTCTTTCTGTGgtcgtttttttttatataaaatgacATATTTGGGATTTATAAAATATAGACTATTCTTACCTGAATAGAGGATATGGCTGCGTCTGGAAAACAAGTGCATCGTTGCAGTGACCCTGAAAAGAAATATGCAATGTTTGTAAAGGtccattttttaatatatattcagCACAAGATACTTTCTCTAAAAGACGTGCATCCTATGTTCCTTTTTGCTCAGTGTTTTGATTAAAGTATCAACTGTGGTATACATGGACCTACTGCAGGGTAGATCTGTATGTGCAGTAAACTGTTGAttatataaaaaagttatttatggGGAAAATGAAATGCTGTTGAATATCATGCAGGTTttctcacctgaacacatctttATCATAGAGCTGTTGAGAGTTAATTAAATAACTGTCGATTTGAACGTTTTTACTGGTCTCTCCACATAGTTTCAGAGTTGTCCCTGTGCTAATGTGAATTTGGGAGGCTGTTAGGGATTTAGTTCGTCATGTGATGATTTAGGGTCTCTTATTCAGCTTCTAAAGGGTCTCCGTGCTACTTACGGTGTCAACAAGGAGGATGTAGTCACAACTTCCACCAAACACAATCACATCAGAGTCTTTGCCTGGACTCGCCGTGTGCCACAACCTTGAACAGGAGAAAAGATGCTATTTAAAATCTGCTCACAATTTACAGTAACACTCTGTAACAATTTGGAAATATTCATAAATTGCTACCTTGGCTTATTCTTAAAGGGATGCTCaacctctctccatttctttGTTTCAACATCAAGCACCCACCCGTCGCCTGATTgagaaaaatagtgaaaataaatctaAGAACATAAAATAAcgaaaggaaaataaaagtgaagAAGTGGGTACATTTTCTTACTCATTGGTTTGCAGTCTACACTGAGACCTCCAAATAGAAACAAGGTGCCGTCTGATGCCGCTGTGAGCGTGTGCCACGATCTGCCCACTGGAGTGTTGGATACTGGGACTCTGCAAAACAGATTTTGCACAATGCTGTTAAAGACAAACCAGCCAAAAGCTTAGGTTTTCTTTACATATTAATGACTATGTTGAAATATAAGTAATTTGGGAGCGCTTGTAGTTTGTCATACGTACATTTCTGACCACGTCCACGTTTGAAAGTCTAAGCAGTGAATATCACTCGTCCTGGTTTCCTGCATTTTAAAGAAAAGGAGCACAAGTTAATAATGGCAGACtttgatttgtgtttctgtgctttATCTTCTTGCTGCTACTGATGACTTCTTGTTGTTATGAATATATGAGAAGAACTGAAATAACACATAGCGCTCTCACCATGACTCTACCTCCACAAACGTATCCTCTACAGCCGATTGTGGCACTGGCGTGGGCGGCCCTGGGGGCTGGAGCACGGCCCTGCACACAGAAACTGTCACTGTCAAATCATCTGAGTATTTTTGAAATTGTCTTAACAGATTTCCAATACTGCTAAACTACCCTTGTATATATTATCTCTTAAATCTAAAATGCATGAATCGCAGTGACTCACATGGGTCTGTGGTTCACTCCAACTGGCTTGCGTGGGGTCAAATATATGAATCTCGTTGTTCCATCCCCAGAATACATCTTCcacctgaaaacacatttttaacataaaattattctcatttatatgtaaaaattTGTATTCTTGGTCAGTACCAGTACCATACTTGGTCTGACCTGACACATTTTAGAGCAAAATCTCATAAAAATGACAAGAAAAAgtaacaaaacaacacagaactCCAAATTATCAAACATGTGtcattgatatatatatttatttattttattattattttttttaaatatcttgaATGTCTAAGTTGCACTGTTGGGATAGCAAATGTGTACGGACACCTGTGACAGATTTAtagtcaataaaaaaacattacccATGATGCTTCATCTACAATGAAGCTTCTGTTCCTGCTATCGACACTATTCAGCACTTTGTGGCCATATCCTCCAAAGTAGATGATCCTGGAGAACATTAAACACAGATGATCACAATTAGCTCTTATTTCCATTTCACCATTAGACATATATCCTTAAACAGATGTAAACCTCCAGCCCCGCCCTTATGcagatgtgttacttggtgacatcaccacgttactgAAGAAAAGGCTTGACTTAAGGCAAGGCGTTTCAGgaagttcaggagcagtgtttctgcgggggagagtaactccctttgacgtggactttgggctttgtaactttgcagaccttttacgaactatacaacacactaaaagaaagggggaaaaaagcacaataggtgcCCTTCAAAACCTACAAAATACCATGTGGATTTTTAGTCATGGCAGCTTCAAATGGAAAAAGAACAAATTAAAGAAGAAAGGAATATGAGAAATTGATAATGTCTTGTAAATTTACTGAATGTAGAATATATGATATCAAAATAAACCCAATGGTGTGCACATCCAACCCCtgacaaaaacagcaacagAGGGAAAGGAGAGGCTTCCGCAGACTGAAATTTTCAAGCTctcatgttttttattcatgtaaCATTTTGAGCTACgaggaaaacaatcaatatTCAACCAAAAAACATGGAGTGTGTCCAACCctctaaatgtgtgttttgaccAGTAATAATGAAGCAGTAGTTACAACTTGCCCGTGGTGAATTATGCAGTAAAAAAGTGCTGGAAGTGGCGGTCATTTAAAATCCACATTTTCATTGTGCTTACCTTTCATTGTAAACCCAACAGGACAGTTTGTCTCGAGGTGAGGGAGCAGAACCGATCTCATGCATGATCTTCCTCCATGTGTATTTACCGTCTGTCAGGTTGACACAGTAGATCTGTTTGAAGTCAAACACTGATCACTTCTTCATGTCAACTCTGCTCAGTCTAAGATGTGACCTTTGGGTGCGTTTACATTGAGTCATTGTGCCAGACACCCTACAGGCGATTTTACATATACTTTGATGTTCATAGTTATTATTTaaccacacaaaaacaaatttaaaaaacagaagtTTGTATGAAGTAATCCATGATTAAGGTGTCATGGAGCATCAGCCTCACCTGATTGGTCTGTCCGTTGTCATCACAACCTCCAAATATGTACAAGTGTCCATTCAGAGAGCAGCCGCAGGTCCCAGACATAGAGGGAGGGACTTCTCCTGACATGTGAAACACTTCCcttcaaaaaaaagtaaaaataatgtGGATAAACTACTCACATTCACTTATGTCATGACACATTTTTACTACAACGACTAGACATGAGAAAGCTTCAGGCAAGTGCTTATCAATGACTAGgctgggtaaaaaaaaactatgaaaatcAGAGAAAGCGTGAGAGAAATTAAGACAGGATGTGTAAATATTATGGGAAAACGTGCattacttttctttgttttgaccaaAAACAGCTATATTaggaatatatttaatattcttaccATACACCTCGTTCTAAGTCATACAGCCAGATTTCATCATTGGGAAGGAAAACTTCATCATCAGCAATTGACTGTAGAGAACACAACtttattatgattataattatgaaatataagTTTAGCAGCAATACCTCTTGAGTCTGTCTTTGCTgtggaaataaatcattaatataGAAAGAAAACAATTATGTCCAATGCAAAAAGCATGCAAGTAAAAAATTTAACTTATTACCGTGGCAAAAACAATTCCCAATAACGATATTATTGTGATATCTATTTAAAATCtgaataacaatattaataatattattattattatcagtcaAATCCATCTTTaactgtgtttattgtgtgttttgtctgttttttggcaaatgaattacactcaaaatacgagtgtgGAGAGAGAGTCGGTAACCATAACCATAAGAGGCGCtgaattatttacacaatattgtcatatgtgtattattaacatgagattaatatttaattttttttttaaatatcacagttatGGTCAATACCAGTATATTGCAACAACCCTAATGTGTATGTAAGGGTACTGCGTAAACGGTGGGGGAGGATGTAGTCAGgtccttttacttaagtaaaagtaataataccacGTTGTAAAAAATACTGTGACAAAAGTtctatttaaaatgtttgaGTAAAAGAAGTATTATCTGCtgaatgtacttaaagtatgtGGCAGCCGCccattctctggtgcttgctgtcaTTTCCCTTTTcccaggtgttttttttttggttgaattgCTTAGTGATTGGAGGGTTACTCAGTTTACCTGTTGTGCAGGTTGTGGGGACTGGCttttaaatgatagttgagagcagcttggtgcattcacCTCTTGGCCAATCAAGGTGTGACGACGCCCTCTCTGTAGGGCTTAAGAGAGGGGGGAAGTGCAAACCCAGGGTCATCCTTTACTAACTGCAACATCTAGTATCAGCCaagccagaaactctggtctgtttgaGGCCCTTTTGAGATTCTGTGctcttttgtgttttgcttattgagagtgttgactatcctagttggggaaacacccttcaattaggttacctgcactagGACGTTTAGGTGCTATCTGTGCAAGGATCTGGCTTGCCTCACGACAGCCTAGCGCCTGCaggctttattttgttattctattcatttgttgattttcactgAAACCCTTTACACCCATTTCTTTTGGTCTATTTCATTTGGGAAAACtataaaggagggtaaaaggaaaaataaaactatatttcagtttccttaatgtttgttattgtagaggcatttgttcattattattattattattattattattattattattattattattattattattattattaaggaggcattttattttgtatttttatgtggatgggaactgtttttcagacttctgcCTGATCAACTGAAGTCTGGGGGAATCAATACAAGTATCACAAGTATCAGAAgtaggaaattatcatcacatttaattaatgatgtctaattatcttttgatatattttcttttcttctgtactgtttggttttgtgtatgtatttcattgtttttattggattgttttccactgtttggttaggtttttctgcacattttgtgtgcttcttgtttaacttttgttgtat from Sebastes umbrosus isolate fSebUmb1 chromosome 16, fSebUmb1.pri, whole genome shotgun sequence includes:
- the LOC119474869 gene encoding kelch domain-containing protein 1 isoform X1; the encoded protein is MDSAFEKHCSELVARERSGHTAVVEDNLLYVWGGYMLCSLQSIADDEVFLPNDEIWLYDLERGVWEVFHMSGEVPPSMSGTCGCSLNGHLYIFGGCDDNGQTNQIYCVNLTDGKYTWRKIMHEIGSAPSPRDKLSCWVYNERIIYFGGYGHKVLNSVDSRNRSFIVDEASWVEDVFWGWNNEIHIFDPTQASWSEPQTHGRAPAPRAAHASATIGCRGYVCGGRVMETRTSDIHCLDFQTWTWSEIVPVSNTPVGRSWHTLTAASDGTLFLFGGLSVDCKPMSDGWVLDVETKKWREVEHPFKNKPRLWHTASPGKDSDVIVFGGSCDYILLVDTGHCNDALVFQTQPYPLFRICEDYIAKTVRNYETLRNQLPLLPPKLLTSVQKRMSFYRPSKKQQH
- the LOC119474869 gene encoding kelch domain-containing protein 1 isoform X2 gives rise to the protein MDSAFEKHCSELVARERSGHTAVVEDNLLYVWGGYMSIADDEVFLPNDEIWLYDLERGVWEVFHMSGEVPPSMSGTCGCSLNGHLYIFGGCDDNGQTNQIYCVNLTDGKYTWRKIMHEIGSAPSPRDKLSCWVYNERIIYFGGYGHKVLNSVDSRNRSFIVDEASWVEDVFWGWNNEIHIFDPTQASWSEPQTHGRAPAPRAAHASATIGCRGYVCGGRVMETRTSDIHCLDFQTWTWSEIVPVSNTPVGRSWHTLTAASDGTLFLFGGLSVDCKPMSDGWVLDVETKKWREVEHPFKNKPRLWHTASPGKDSDVIVFGGSCDYILLVDTGHCNDALVFQTQPYPLFRICEDYIAKTVRNYETLRNQLPLLPPKLLTSVQKRMSFYRPSKKQQH
- the LOC119474870 gene encoding uncharacterized protein LOC119474870; translated protein: MGSGTSRGKRVAPACVSEVNVTKTTASPKQDSRPFKPLKIHAAILRNARNRAQPADCHSEGHDSDFSREDDDIIIDGDMDTVLQEYEERGRASVKKDPPKKTVIRSKTYGLCHFSQEDDEDCSSEEPRGSHGGSRDVNKRSNDAFTKHTPDSQHSGFLTGGALLEADPTSEKQSTFGSCHSSSLTMPVILYDGSEEELMDTIEKEFS